The window gaaaaggaaaaagtgtgtatcatggttaatgtgatttatggtgtgaaaaataaaaaaattatataaaaaaattaaaaaaaacatccacACAAGACAAATTCAGACTGATTCAGAAGTGTGTGTTgtaacagagtatttagaggtggcttgggaggaattgttagagcaggttacacacaaacattttaaaacgcagaatctttgcaggacttttgcagagtgctttttgcagaaagcaacaaagttgcGGAATACAgttttgcctgggagagcatgtaatttttgcaggcagactcagaacagttttgttgtcagagagggagggagtgaaacggagaggagagacacagaaatcagttctggaagtacaagctggcaaactttggaaggctgcctcgTCAAAAGAAaagactggcggtctgaaaggtgacctgaaagaaagaggattatctggagaaccctgaagggagcaagtttcgtcagcaagactgattggaaaggaatcaggtgcaaatgtcctggaacaaaaggaatctctgaaaaccagcaagatccctcctgagtggtaaccatttgcccgtTGAGCACCAAAGacaggtgaactttgttaatgctaacttctgtgcacagtacaagaatcgcctgcaaccagtgagaatggactgaaccaaagaacttttccaatcttaaatatacattacacacacctgcgcttagtattagaggggggattaagtagttaagtaataagttaaagtttaattctgtttcttgttcaactataattaaaaaaatacttttgtttaagtaaccctgtgttgtggcgcatatctattgctgctggatttgggggtcctctggactccgtaacagtgtTTTCTGTCCTACTGCTTGCTCTTCACTTCAGTCAAGACTCAAGAGGCTCTTATTTATAAGGTAAGATGCATGATATATTTCTCCTCTAAAATTGGATATAAATTATTTTGCAAAAATTTTCATTGAAGATTTACCCTGGATGAGATTGCATGACTGTAGGGTATGTTACAAGTTTACTTGGCTATTGCGATCAAATGAATAACTTTTAACATTCAAGGAAACATCATGACACTATAGAAATAAATTAAACTAACAGAGCATGTATTTACAGTATGATAATTATTCAGAAGACAAACACATCATAAATTGCAATAAAATGTTTCTTATGTTATTTGATATGCTTATCATAATTTGGATATTCATTTCAATTGGGAGCTTTTATATTCAGTGTATGTTTGCAATGttttttattctttaaaaaatgttaaataaaacaatttaaattagataaaggtgCCAACACTTAAAATTGGCAGCTCTCCTGACGTGGCCATTCATACAGAATTTGGCTTGAGGTGTGAAGCACTCCTGTGACACAGTCCCTTGGTGCACCATGTCCCACTAGCAGGACAAACCCACTTCACGGCCACGGAGTCAGGTCACAGGCTCAAGCCTGTAGGTAGCACAGCTGTtggagccactgcctcacagctccagagacccaGCCACACTCCTGACTCCAGgcgctgtctatgtggagtttgcatgttccctacctgagtttcctctgggtgctccagtttcatcccaaagGAGGTAAGTTAATTGGCCCCTCTAAATTGCTTGTAATGTATAGGTGAGCTGACGAGTGCAGAGGGTGGTTGATGAAAATGTAGAAAgaaatggcgagctctccactggccaccaagacagaggtgcaccaaagaagaggtacaaggactgcttaaagaaatctcttggtgcctgccacattgaccaccaccagtgggctgatatcggctCCAACTgttcatcttggtgcctcacagttcggcgggcagcaacctcctttgaagaagaccgcagagcccacctcactgacaaaagacaaaggaggaaaaacccaacacccaaccccaaccaaccaattttcccttgcaaccatgcctgcctgtccagcatcggacttgtcagtcaccaacgagcctgcagcagatgtggacatacccctccataaatcttcgtccgcaaagccaagccaaagaagaaagaaagagaaagaatttttaaaaaggattAATGTCGAACTAATGTCAACAGTACagatgagatgggctgaagggcctgtggctAGATGTGATTGTAATTAGCACAAAGTTCTTGCCTAACTGCCAGGGAGGGAAGGCATGGAGTGAGGCTATGAtaacttcccctccaccatcagttacCTTGCAATCTGTGTCCCATCGTCCTCAGCGAGGAAATCAATGGTATTGCTCTGGGACAGGGAATCCCCCTTCAACTCCACTCGGTATAGTCCAGGAGGATTAGTAGGAGAATCAAAGTGAAGCCCTTGTGCGGAAGTGGCTATTGAGCCATGTGGGTCAGCCTGCCGGGTAATAAATGAGCATCTCGTTCAAGCTGGATCAAGATGAGAAAATTTTCAGCTGTTAATGTTGTTGAGCTGGAGTTGCCTTGTGGCACAGCAAGGATTGCTTCCCAGTTTTCAGCAGAATTGCAATCTGTTCACAACACAATACTCTCATTTTATGATGATGAACGTTTTCATAACAGCATGTGATGGAAAAGTCACACACCACTTAATTGGGGGAATTAGATCACAAAACCCAATGCCAAACTTGCAGCAAATCAGTTCTTGAAACAAATCCATCATAAACATTTATATCGAAGAAGAACTGTTGATGTTCTCTTTGAGTCATCTTTTGATCTTGCCACAAGCTGCGTCTGTGCAATTCCATCGAACAAATGCAGCCAGCACCCCTGCAAAATTAGACCCACACAAGATCATGGAAATTTTCAAATGCTGAAAtctgagataaaaacagaaaatgtggagAGAGAAGAGATGAGCATCGACAGCTTTTTCTCATGGGGGGGGGGATGTCATGCAGGGAGCTGGAAGGGAGTCAGAGTGATGGGAAAAGCAAGAGACCGGGGGTGGGTGTTCGTGGAAATTGAAGctcaatattgatgctgtctgataTGAGATGGCAGAGACAGAATATGAtctcttcctccaatttacgtaTGGCCTCAAACTGGCAAGCATGtcggtgtggaattgaagtggttggccacttggCATATTTCAGGGAGACAAAGAATGGGGAAAATTCCTGCCAACCTGCCCTCATCTCTTGGctacctgattttaaaaaaaaaggtgttcATTTTTGTGAGGCATTCTTTCCCAAGCGGAAAGGTCATgctaactatccctaatcagtccacgTCTTTCAAGGTGCAAAGAGATCTAGTCCTCCACTAACATCCACATCTGATGACGAGCTTGCCAGTCTATTAGTACCTGGCTTGTCCctccagcctttctttcatcaaagcACTCTATTAGCCACCAGCCTCCAGTATTCCGACATTTCACCAGTGGCCAATGAACCCCTGCCAGATTCCCTGCGATTTCTTCCTTAACTTCCCACAATGTACAAGAACACTTTGGCCAGGCCATAGGGATTCATCTACCTTTATGCACTTAAGGATATGCAGCATTTCCTTTTCTGTCATGTGGAAATTTCAAGAAATCATGATTTACTTCCCCGAGTTCCCTCACAGCCATGTAACAACATCTGAAATATTCAGTTGGTACCTCACCCAGCTCCTGTGACTCCACACAGAGATAACATGCTGGTCCTTTAGGAACCCTATTCTCTCCTTCGTTCCTCTTCTGCCCTTCATGTACGTGTAGAATTTCTTTGGACTCTCCCTGACCTTGCCACCAAAGATATCATATGCTACTATTTACCCTCCTTATTTCCCTCTTGagtggatttattgtcagagtatatacacaaccctgaaattatttttcctgcagatgaggtagaatttggtagtgcaaaaaaattgtactcaacgtacacatgtaaacaaatttactattcaatacagtgtaaaaaaaatcaataaagttcacaagagtcctgaaatgaatccctgattgagtttattgttgaagagtctgatggtagaggggtagcagctgcctCCTGAACCCAGTGGCATGAGatgtggcacttgtacctctttcctgagggtagcagctagaacagagcgtgtgctgggtggtgtggatccttggtgattgatgctgctctccgacgTTCTCgatcgatgttctcgatggttggaagagttttacctgtgatgtcctgggctgcgtcctcTACCTTTcacagggctttatgctcgggggtaTCGGTGTCTCCATCACATaatcatgatgcagccggtcagcacactttccaccacaaatctgtagaaacttgtcagggtttctgatgccacaccaaacctcctcaaactcgtGAGGAAGGAGATGCAGTGATGTGCTTTCTCCatgatgacattcatgtgttgggttcaggaaagatcctttgagatagtgactcccaagatcttaaatttgcccatcctctctatctctgatttcccccaatgatcactagatcgtacacctctggttttcctttcctgaagtcaacaatcagctccatggttttggtgacattgagagcagggttgttgttggtgcaccgttcagccaagttttcagtttccctcctgtatgcaaactcatcgcctctttttatacgacccattaccatggtattgtcagcgaatttgtagatggtgttgctgtcgATTCGAGCCattcagtcataggtgtatagtaaATACTTCCTACTTCATGGGATTCACTTGAATCCTTCTGGCTACACCTGGGATATGCCTCATTTTTATTGTCCAGAACTTCTGTATATTTTGTCAGCTAGAGTTCCCTCATCCTGCCAGTCTTGCCCTTCACTCTAACAGGGGACATGTTTGGATGCCATGCACGAAGTGGCCCAAAAGGTCAGGTTCCACTCTCTGTACCTCACTACTACCCTTGAAATCTTACTCACCCACTTTTAAAAGCTTCCTGCTTCCATTTACCTGAAAACAACCTCCCAATCAATCCCTGCAAGTTCCTGTTTAATGCTATCTGAACTGGCCCTGTACTAAATCAGGACTTTAATATGGGCCAATCTCATTCTCTTTCATAACTATTGTGGCCACTTGTCCCAAAGTGTACCTAACTGACACTGTAGTAACTTGCCCTGCCTCATTACCAACATAAGATTGAATCTTGCGCTCTACCTCTAATCAGGATATATACATACTGCTTGAGAAAACTTTCTGGAACGCATTTTTAAAATCTCCACCCTATCCATGGGGAAGTTAAAATCCCCTTTGGCAAGGTGGAAGGCTGGTTTGGAAGGTCAGATCGCAGGGGATCCAGGGTGAGTTGGCCAATTGGATTCTGAATTGGCTAGATGTTAGGAGTCAAAGGTAGTGATGAAGGGTTGTTACTTgttagattggaggcctgtgaccagtgatgtgctGCATGGATCGGTGCTGGGTTCATTTTGGTTTGTCATCTGTATTGACAACTTGGATGAAAGTGTAGTTCACATAgtgagtttgtggatgacaccaataTTAGTCATTTGGTGGACAGTGATGAAGGTTATATGAGATTCCAACAGGATCTTGATCAAGTGGGAAAAGTTAACTGGGGACATGGGATTGAGTTGAGAGGGAGAATATTtagagggagcagagggaaagtttCTCATGGTAAAAGGGTTGATATCTGAAATAGGCTGGCTACCTGAGGAGTTGGCGGAGGCAGATGTCATCAGAATATTCAATAGGCATTGAAACAGGGGTTTGAAAACCAAGATATGGAAGGCTGGAAACCCATGAAGGTAAACGGGGTAGATATAGTTAGTTTCAGCATGTTCATGCCTGACAATAATTAGTTATGGATGTGGTGGGTCTTTTTTTGTGCCGTTTGACTGAGTAAAAAAATCCTTTATAATATATAGTAAAAACCCCGGTAtctggcacccatggggattagtagatgccagattTTCTGGTCGCTTGAGTTGCGCAATTGGTGAGCtagcgccaattttaaacctatattatttacctatttattttccttgatttttttttttgtcagttgcttgagggtgctggttgcttgaattctggagaacaggggttttactgtatataaataCATAATTGTGGCATATCAGAAGCTGTTGTCACCAATGTGTAGGAAAAATAAGGCCAGCTTGTGGCCTGCTGATCAGGGGTGTATTTGGTGTCCTAGTCGTTAATCTAACTGCCAAACACACTCTGATGGAGGATCTCTGCTGGTCAGGTCAGATCagtggcttcagattccagattCCTGCACATGTCCAGATAATTTCACAGGTTGGAAGGCTGATCAGTGATGATATCTACACATCTCGCACTGGCTCCAAAAGATCCTTGGATATACAACTTTGACTATGGTTCTGGCAAGTGAGGATaggtgggcgtgtgtgtgtgcgtgctgcGTTGAAGTGCACTGCATCTGCGGAACACATTGCCCCTTGTTACATGTTCCAGTGTTGTGACATCACAATGCAGCTGCTTGTTCCTAGCCTGCTGTGAGCACCAGCATCCTCCCTGGTTCATGAGGCACCTGGATTTGTAGCCATGTGCGATGACACCGAAAAGATTCGCCAAGATAACATGAAGCTAATTGCTGAAAACAAAGCACTAAAGCACCAGATTACTCTCTTGAAAGAAAACAAGGACCTGCGCAGTCTCCTGTGCTCCAACAGTGCACCAGCATTTGGGCAGAAACCAAACTGTCTCCCACTCTTCAGTCACTCCACCACAGCTTCAGAAGGGCAAGGTATTGGAGCACTTGGGCTTCCGGCAGGCATGTGGGTTTATCTGGGATCCTTACTTTTTAAAGAACTCCAAGATGTTTCATTGGTCAAAAGATGGGTTGCTCAATCATCCCTCGGATGATTGACTCGTCTACAACAGAGCATCTTACGTTTCATATTATGCAAGTTATTTGATTCATGTTTGAACTTTAATTCTCTTTCCTGACTTTGTTTTAACGAGAAGGGAAGTGTCAACACTTGACACAAAAGTGATGGTCCCTAATTCAGAGTGTCGTGGGCCTTGGGCCTCTAAAGATGCTCTGCCATGCCTCTGCTGCTCAGAGCCATTAGCTGCTCCTTCTGCTTATTGATGTTTGGTATGTTCCTACCTCATTACTCACTACGAGTTGGTCAGTCTGTTTCAGAGTGACCTAAACTTGCATCAGCAGTTGCTGGATATCATTGCATTATTCTCTCCAATATCTCAGGGAAATGTGGCCACTTTTGCTCCAGGACTATCCAGTCAAGGAGATGAGGAGTCATTAGCCCGTCCAACAATGATCATCCATCCTTTCTTGCCCTGAAGAAGCTAGTGGTGAGCTGCTGCATTTCTGGTGGAAAGTACTTCCACAGTACAACCTATTGGTTGGAATAGCTAAGGGAATGATGACAGACAACTTCCAGctgaacacaatgataatttcagatttgctgtgtcatgtaggaagttagagaaacattaaattaactacaATTAAATTaattacaaggactgcctaaagaaatctcttggtgcctgccacattgaccactgccagtgggctgatatcacctcaaaccgtgcatcttggtgcctcacagttcggcgggcagcaacctcctttgaagaagaccgcagagcccacctcactgtcaaaagacaaaggaggaaaaacccaacacccaaccccaacccaccaattttcccttgcaaccgctgcaaccgtgtctgcctgtcccgcatcggacttgtcagccacaaacgagcctgcagctgacgtggacattacccctccataaatcttcgtctgcgaagccaagccaaagaaaagaagaaattaacttttattgaatttaacatgtttaatctcctaatgatgctgacacattgcattagttcaactgacctaaaaatgttttgctactgattttcgtttgtatttagcatctgatgcctctcgtgtcagcgtccaacaatagttggccggcattgatggattccagttgccctgatagcgcttttccatggttgcaatgttctggtgaaaactttcaccatgttcgtcactgacggcaccaagatcagcagggaaaaagtcAAAGTGTGAACACAGAAAATTGATTTTCAGTGACACgtggcacttcatggttttgaatgcttgaaatagacttaaaatatgacaggaaatcacaaaaataggttatatcttttaaaaaaagggcatgtgataggaaaattttaagataattttcatgatcaacagaccaaaatccataaaatatacacccaaaagtgttcaagaagctaAATCTTTGTTTTCCAGTGCTATTAACATGAAATTAGAAGATTCTGTGGGGAAGCTTCAGAGATGGAGAACTTGAGAAACAGTGTATGCTACGAATAAGATCTAATTTGTTCATATATAAACATTCAAAAATGATGTCTCAAATCAGCATTATAGAAGATGGATTTAAAGGCTTCGataactcagtggttagagcactggtcttgtaaaccaggggttgtgagtttgttccacgctggggcctcatttctgtgaggggcgctggacaaagtggcgactctctgtcttccttacggtagacaaagttcaagaattttgtgtatgttgcattctaaatgtagtattacatgacaataatgaaatCTTTAAAGAGGAAAGAGAAGGTTTCTGTGGGAAGCAAACCTGCTCAACCTGTGGGAcagaaattgaaataaaataaaaagggagGCACTTGATGAATGGCAGGTTTAATAATTAACCAAGGAAGCAGAACAATGTAACTGAAGAGAACTGACAAGACAGTgaacatatatattatatatatgaaGTTCACTGTAACCTGAATGTAAAGTGGATGGAAGGATGGCAGAGGAATTCTGTTCAGGCAGAGCAGGTTCCATGTTGCTTCCGATGCTTGCCATCTGTCATTGCGGCATGGTGGAGAAATATTGTCCAGTGTTTGTTCATTGCGGTgttgtgacaaaaatgtcaaTGCAGCGATAGTTTGAGTGGGCACTGAGTGGGATTCCATGCACAGCAAGGTTATGCCAAGTTAACCCATCTGCCCATCTGCAGTTAGGGTGCTGTTGTCTGGTGTGTCTGGCTTTTAACATGTGaacagagtctgcagatgctggggaattAATGCAGTGCACAAaggtgctagaggaactcagcaggaaccCTTCGTCAGGAATATATGAGACGTATTTCAGTCGTTTACCCCAGGCAACAGTCACACCTCATGGAGGAGTGTGAATGAGTAATAAGATATAGTTGGTGTGGTTTGGAGTGAGCGAATCCAGGTATGGTAAGTGGCTGAAAGTTCATAGACCCTGATATCGAGCAGGCTTATTAGACAAGTCACTAGGTAAGTATAAATCTTTCTGAAAGACAGCTTCCGTGCATAGTGCATGCTCTGTAACAGCTCTAAGATGTCCAGTGGTGATATAACTGCCCTTGCTGGAGGCTCAAGATGGTAATGTCCAAAGCTCAAACTACAACATGAAGTAGGGGATTTCTATGTTTTGCTTGCCACACGTGCCAGGGGCCATTTCAGCTCGTCAAGTGTATGCCAGCTCACAGAATAATTTCATTCCCCAGTAACGGTggtacggttagcgtagcagttagtgcaacgttgttacagcaacccaagttcaaatccggcgctgtctgtaaggagcttgtacgttctccgtgtttgcgtgggtttcttctgggtgctccagtttcctcccactgtttaaaacgtaccaggggttgtaggtcaattgggtggcacaggcttgtgggatgaaagggcctgttgctgtgctgtatgtctaaatttttataaaaatgaaaatatatcttCCTGTAACCTCCTCCAAGTAGCACCCCCATAAACTAACCTCTgcctcccagattctaccacccaCCTACACGTGATGTGACAATTTATAGTTGCTATCTAGCCTCAGTCTGCATGCCCTtaggacatgggaggaaacccaagagGTCACAAGGAGtacttgcaaactccacacagaaagtCAGGGAAGAGCTCAGTAAATGGGGCTCTGAGGAAGCAgccaacctgtttaacttttccattctttccaatgAATGTTCTTTAGGTGCCAGGCTGTGCTGTTTCCCAGAGCAGAACAGTCCCAGTGTATTCCCATTCAACCGGGGGCCAAGTCCGACATTGGAGAACCTTCTCGTCCTTTCACTGGCTGACAATTCCTGCACAGCGAGCTCCAACACTGCTCTCGGTGCATCGCAGTCAGCTCACATCCCCAGTTACAGTCGTAGCACGGAGTCCCTGGAAACCCATCCCATTGATGACTCTAGTCGCCCCAACAATGAAATTGTGAGCAGCCAGCCCTCAAACTCTGAGACCTGGCCCACAAGCAAGAAACACTGGTTTTCAGAAACAGCCAGCTCTGATGAATTGAAAAAGCTGTTCCTCGAGGAAGGAAACAAGACTCGAGTGTTTTACGTGAATGGTAAGCCTTTCTTTCTTTTGAATGGTTAGCTTGGAGCATGAACTACAATTCCAAACACTTCTCTGAGTGAAGGGGTTGTCTCTCTGTCAGTGGCACCCACCCCAATGTTTATACCAAGGACAGGTAGTCTATAATCTGATCAGGGCAACTGCAGTCTTATGAGCAGAACTAACATGGCATTTCTGCATCAGGTGAGGTTAGAGAGCAGGCCTGGTAAAGATCTGAACATAATGCCCACAATATTTTGGTGATATCAACCTAATCCTAAGAGTCGACCATCCTGCCCCACCTCTCCTCAAGAGTCAGCCATCCTGCCCCACTGCTCGTCAAGAGTCAGCCATCTGCCCCACCGCTCGTCAAGAGTCAGCCATTCTGCCCCACCACTCATAAAGACCATGCCTGATCTTCCCCCCTGCTGTTTTTCCAGCATAGTTTCTATATCATTAATTCGTTGAATGTTGAGCAATGTCAGGTTTAAAGAACTCAGGACTGCTCCATAGATGTTTGGGTAGAGAGTTCCACAGGTTcagctggctgaagaaatttttctTGTTTCCTCTCTGAATATTTCAGCCATTATTTTCAAACTGTGCCCAGTAATTCTGGACTCTTCATCCAAGGGAAATGTCTCCCCCTCACCCCTACATCTAGTGTGTTGAGTCTGTAAATAATCTGGAAGTTTTGAGGAGATATCCTTGCATTCATTAAAACTCTGGGAAGTACTGATCCCATTTACTCAGTCTCTCCTCAGATAATAAACCCACCATCCCGGGAACCAGACCAGTGAGTTTCCACCACACTCTTTCATCGTTAATATTCTAGGTACAGAAGTGCCACAGCCCTCTCCAATTAAAATAGGATTCCTTACTCCTGTCATCAAACCCTCTAATAATAAAAGCCAACGATCCATCTTATCCTCCTGATCGTCCACTGCGTAGGCTTTCAGTGACAATGTACAAGCATAGAAGGTGCAAGGAGCAAGGTAGGCAGCATCTACAACTTAAACCTTAAAAATTCTTCCTTTCCCAGTTGGCAGGGTGCtctacctgaaacatcaactatttTTTCCCACAGATGTTGACCAACTGATGTGGTGTTTGCAGGacttttaaattcattttttaatttttagacctacagtacggtaacaggcccttccatcccacgagtctgtgctgcccaaatatacccaataaacctacaatccttgtatgctttgaatggtgggagtaaactggaccacccggaggaaactcagagaacatatgaactccttacagacagcactggacttaaactgggtcgctggcactgtaacagttcTGCCAAGCGaacgagggtggtggtggagtgaaACTGGTTGGAACTGTtatccaagaagaaatggaggcCTTCCTTACAGGGGATGGATGTGTACAAAGACTGGTCATCCATGGTGAAAATCAGGCAGTCAGGGTGAGGAAACTGATAGTTGTTGAAGTGGTAGAGAGCtcatgagatgtcatgtatgtcgaTAGAAAGAGACagaactggtggggggggggggtgcaaaatGGAGTTGAGATATGATGATACAAGTTCGATGGGGCAGGAGCATATGAAAACAGTTAGGTTTGTGCATCTTGAATGGAGGGAGAATTGGGCAGTATGGAGTTGGGAAACAACAAAGTAGGAAGCTTGGGAAGGGAGATTTCCAGAGCCTGTAGAATCTCACACCTCTTTCTCCATTAAATGGGTTTGTCTCCTGCAcccacagcatcttcagacttttcCTGAGTAAGTCCcgcagttctgattccctgcttctctttataAAAGCCAAGAATGGATATGCTTATTTCAAACCCTTTCCAACTTCTGC of the Narcine bancroftii isolate sNarBan1 chromosome 4, sNarBan1.hap1, whole genome shotgun sequence genome contains:
- the LOC138760052 gene encoding speriolin-like protein, giving the protein MCDDTEKIRQDNMKLIAENKALKHQITLLKENKDLRSLLCSNSAPAFGQKPNCLPLFSHSTTASEGQGARLCCFPEQNSPSVFPFNRGPSPTLENLLVLSLADNSCTASSNTALGASQSAHIPSYSRSTESLETHPIDDSSRPNNEIVSSQPSNSETWPTSKKHWFSETASSDELKKLFLEEGNKTRVFYVNEMDSFSNLEKNSRVIGEIAFQLDRRILAHVFPGLTRLYGYTVSNIPTKIKQNSVKTVDGTVDKQKWREMTQSYTALLLKLEKLNYKIDIHTGFSEFLVNTYGILKQRPNAYTNIMYSPIILRKLIIDMVPARFLRGTLVLLNCLCELSRSDKKPLFPW